The Carassius carassius chromosome 9, fCarCar2.1, whole genome shotgun sequence genome includes a region encoding these proteins:
- the LOC132148647 gene encoding uncharacterized protein LOC132148647 encodes MASPAILICTSCHMYSLSISVADEGFTCEKCREIVRLTEKISELETRIQTLIEDSKNVRALDTALDASSSGIPVHCSVPATEPLQQGNWVTVRQHSRESKHRSSVPIKTLNRFSPLSDAPTEKPDESALVIGDSIVRNVNIETPATIVKCLPGARAPDILANLKVLANAKRKYSKIVIHAGANDVRLRQSEITKNNIKEVCELASTMSDTVICSGPLPAYRGDEMHSRLSSLNGWMSKWCPQNNIGFIDNWTSFWGRPDLLKRDGLHPSWGGATLLSRNMANSLSVYT; translated from the coding sequence atggcttctcctgctattcttatttgcacctcttgccacatgtacagtttatctatctctgtcgcagatgagggattcacatgtgaaaaatgcagggaaatagttaggctgacagagaagatttcagaattagagacacgcatccaaactttaattgaggacagtaagaatgttagggctctagatacggctttggatgcatctagctcagggattcctgtacattgttcggttccggcaacagagcccctgcagcagggcaactgggtgacggtgaggcagcatagtcgtgagtcaaaacaccgctcttctgttccgatcaaaacattaaacaggttctccccactcagtgatgcacccactgagaaacctgatgaaagtgctctagttattggtgattctattgtacggaacgtgaatatagagacaccagccaccatagtcaaatgtttaccgggagccagagcgcctgacatcttggcaaatttaaaagtgctggctaatgctaaacgtaaatacagtaagattgttattcatgccggcgctaatgatgttcgacttcgccagtcggagatcactaaaaataacattaaagaggtgtgtgaacttgcaagcacgatgtcagacactgtaatatgctctggtcccctccctgcttaccgtggtgatgagatgcatagcagattgtcatcactcaatggctggatgtctaagtggtgcccacagaataacataggttttatagacaattggacgagcttttggggcagacctgacctgttgaaaagagatggtcttcatccctcctggggtggcgccactcttctctctagaaatatggcaaatagtcttagtgtttatacttga